In Paenibacillus stellifer, the DNA window CTTGAGTGCCTTTATATTCGGTGCGCAGTCCGGCGACGTTGTCCGCCGCAATCCGCCCCTGCTTGTTGGCCGGTCCTGCAAGCGGCACAGCCGTCTTCTGTCCATTCACGAAGTCAACCACTTCAACAGCATCGCCGACGGCATAGACATTCTCACAATTGGTCATCATATGCTTATCGACGACAATATGTCCTCTCGGACCGAGCTCCAGTCCGCTGTCCTTAAGAAAAGCGGTATCCGGCGTCACGCCAATGGCAAGCAGAACCATTTCACTGCGGAGCGCCTTGCCGCTGGACAGTGATACTTCGACCTGGGAGCCTTCTTCCTTGAAGCCCTGTACCCGGTCGGAGAAAATCAGACGGACGCCATGGTCCTCAAGCTCCCGCGACAGAACAGAGGACATTTCCGGGTCAAAGGGAGCCAGCAATTGGTTGCCCGCTTCAATCAGCGTAACCTCAAGCCCTGCCTCTCGCAGATTCTCCGCCATTTCGACTCCGATGAAGCCTCCCCCGATGACCACGGCTGAACGGGTTCCTTCTTCAGCGACAATGGATTTAATACGGTCGGTGTCGGGTATGTTGCGCAGCGTGTAGATGCGGGAGCTGTCGATGCCCGGAAGTGCCGGCCGGATCGGCTTGGCTCCGGGAGACAGGATCAGTGCATCATAGCTTTCTTCATAGATGCCGCGTTCGCGGCTGTTAACCGTCACTGTGTGATTCGTGGGGTCAATGGAGATCACCTCGCTCTGAATCCGGACATCGATATTGAACCGGCTATGCATTGCCTCAGGCGTCTGCACTAGAAGCCGCGAGCGGTCCTGGATGGAGCCGCCGATATAATAGGGAAGTCCGCAGTTAGCGAATGAAATATAGGCGTCCCGTTCGAACATGACAATATGTGCTTCCTCGTCCAGTCTGCGAAGACGGGCAGCGGCGGATGCGCCACCGGCCACTCCGCCGACAATCAATACTTTTTTAATCATGCTGTGATTCCTCCTTAAGCAGTAGTTGAACCAGACGTATAACTCTTTCGTCTTTGACTGAATAGTAATTCTCCAGACCGTTGCGCTGTGTCTCGACTATGCCCAGAGAGCGAAGCTTCTGCAAATGCTGGGAAACAGTCGATTGCGGCAGCTCCAGGCATTCCTGCATATAGGTCACGTTGCAGCTGCCTTTGTCGATGAGTCCTTTAATAATGCACAATCGTACCGGATGGGCGATTGCTTTGAGCAGCTCGGCGCTCTGGGTATAGGCTTTAAACTGGTTATCCATGAACAGGTTTCACCTCGAAGATGCAAAATTTAAAATCAATTCAATCGATATATCGTAATATTACGATATTAAGATCAGAAAATCAAACCTTATTTTTAATATTGATTATTGCGCCTGTTCCGGAGCCTGTTCGCAGCTGATCCCCATAAATGCTGAAAAATTTCCGAATCCTGACGCCAGGCTGTGCCTTGGAATGCGGTTCACGCATAGATTGTTCTATACCGGGCACGAGGTGAGTCTATGAATTTCGAGGAGATCGCTTGCTTAAGCTACAGTGTTATTTTCAGCCTAGGTCATAACTGTCTGGCTGCATCGGAGCTTCGACGGTCCGGACTGCGGATGCAGGCGGGTCCACTGGACTGGTTGTATGCGCCAGATGCTCGAGGAGTAATGGACCTGCTGACAGCCGATTTTCAGGATTTTTTTGCCAAACCGAATTTGGAAGTAACCGGGATTAACCCTGAGTCCCAATGTTATATGGTGGTAGACAGAAAATATCGGATGGTATCCATGCATGATTTCGGAGTGGGGAAGAACAGCTCAGATGATCTGAGGGAGTGGGAGAATGTCAATCACAAGCTGAAGCTCAGGTCGGAACGGATGTTAACACATATGAGGACGCTGCCTTACATGTTATTTATCCGCACTGACACGACTTATGAAGAAGCGGTTGAATTGTTCTCCATACTGGAGCGAAAGACAGGTGGCAATGCCACTCTGCTTGTTATCAATCATGCGCCAGGCATACAGACGCCTACCGATCTGAAATGTCAGACCGGCAGGATCTGTATGCTGCAAATTCCGCAAGTTCCGGATATGTTCCTGGATAATCGTCCGGCGTGGGATCAGATTATGGGCAAACTGAGGACTGTTAACCAGTAGGTTATCCTTGCAGGTTGCCTTAAATTCGCTTAGTTCTGCTCATCAGTCAAATAATAGTCCAGTGTTCGCTTTATGCCTTCTTCCAGCGGCACTTCTTCCCGGTAAGAAGTCAGGCGAAGCAGTTTGTCGATAACGGGAGCCCTCCGGGAGACGCTGCCGCGGGGAGAAGGATGAAGTTCGAGCTGTCCCTTAATGCCGCTAATGTCCATCATCATTTCGGCAAGCTCCAGCATACTGAGTTCTTTCGTGCCGCCGACGTTGACCGTCTCGCCTGCGGTCTCGGACTCATGAGCGCAGAGGACAGTTGCCTTTACCGCATCATCGATATACATGAAGGAACGGGTGTCCGTATATCCGTATAGCTCGAACCGGCTCTCATTTAGCCGGCGGGCGAAGTCGGGCATTACATGCTTGTCGCCCATTCTCGGGCCGTATACATTGTGATAGCGGATAATGGTGAACGGAAAGCCTTTGGAGCTGCCCGCCTGATGCACGAGCACCTCGCCGTGAAGCTTGGATGCGGCGTAAGACCATCTGGGATTGCCGGGGTCCGGAATGACAAGCGGGACATCCTCGGCTGTAGGCACCGGCCAGTTAAAGGAATCGACAGTGCCCGCATACGTTTCAGAGGTGCTGGCGTACACGAACCGTTTCAGACCGGAATCCGGGCGGCCGTAATAATCAATCAGATGAAAAGCAGGAAGCGTACAATGGCGAAGAACCTCATACGGACGCTGATAGAAGTTCTGCGTGCCGTTGAGAGCCGCCAGATGAAACAAATAATCTACTTGCCCGGGCAATTTCCGAACCTCTTCAGGCCGGGTCAGATCGACGTCATAGGCTGTTACATTCGCTCTGGCTGTAAGCTCTTGGTACAAAGAATCCTGTTCCCCGCGGACATGATTATCTGCACATATTACAATATTTCGCGAGTCCCGGCTCAAATACTCGGCCAGGTGGTAACCGATAAAGCCGGCTGCGCCGGTAACGAGATACACGCTCATTGTTCCTCACCATCCATTCGGGCACCCAGTGCGATATATTTGAATTTGCGCACATCATTGTCTCTTCCCTGGAACAGGTTCCAGAAATCATATACGATGGCCGGAGACGCCATGGTACCGGCCAACTGGTGAAGCGGCATGGACCGGAACACCGGATGATTATTCTGGATCACAGCGACATGCGTACCTTTAAAAGCATCTTCCAGCGTATTGGCGACCTGGACGCCATCAAGGGACAGCTTCGCCAATTTGCCCGGACTTATGACAGGGTCAAAGATACGAAGGGCTGCATCCGGGAATTGCTTCCTGATCGCTTCAATCAGCGGGAACGCCATACTTCCCCGGAGATCATCGGTTTCCGGACTTCCTTTGAAGGCCATTCCCAGGATCGCGATTTCGGGCTGGACTATGCCTTTGCCGTCCGTGTATGCCCGAAGTATCTCCGCAATTCGCTCAGCCGACCGGATCGGGAGCTCCTCGTTGATTTTGCGCCCCGTGAGTGTAAGCTTGGGAACCACATTATGCAGCTCCAGACTTTCAGCGAGGATGTAAGGGTCTTTCTCCAGACAAGGTCCGCCGACCGGGCCGGGAGCGGAAAGATTGCATCGCGGGTAGTGAAGCGTAGTAGCGTGGATAATCTCGGACATATTGATGTTAAGCGGCTCGCAGATCAAAGCAATTTCGTTCGCAAAGGCAAAATTCACATCGCGGATCGTATTGCTCACCAGCTTGGCGAGCTCGGCTGTTTCAAGCGATCCGACTTTGATCACTGTCGGCGTAAGAAAGCTGAATAAACGTGCTGCCCGGAGACATGCGGACTCTGTCAGACCGGATACGATCTGTGGCAGGGTGGACAGCTCCGACAACGCCTTGCCCTCAACCGTACGCTCCGGACAGAAGGCAAGATCGACCGAAGTGCCGCCCGCCTGCAGAAGCGGAAGAACGGTATGGCGCGTTACGCCTACCTTAACCGTAGAACGGAGTATGACCATATCGCCGTCCTTAAGTACGTCGGCCAACTGACGTCCGACCTCCATGATCGGCTCAAGCCGGATTTTTTTGTCTGGACCGACGGGAGTGCCTACCGTGACGATGTAGGTCCGGATTCCTTGATCTGCCGGAATTTCTTGGCTTACCTGGATTCGCCCGGATTTCAAATGCCGGATCAGATGTTCCTCCAGGTCTTGTTCATAGAAGCCGGGTTTCATCTGGCGCAGCTGTTCAAGTACAGCTTCCGCCTTCTCGACCCCGTAAATTTGGAAGCCGGCATCAGCCAGGCCTACCGCCAGCGTAACACCGACGTATCCCATTCCTATTACTCCGATCACTCGGTCTTCATAAATAACCGGTACAGGATTCATCTCGCTCTCCTCCACATTCATCTGATTCATCTGCTTAAATTTGCTTGTTCATTCAGTTAATGCAAGCTCAAATCGCTTGGACAGGGCTGATGCCGCAGCAATTATTAAAAAAGAATGACTTCAGGTTGGAAATGTGGCGAAGCCTGCATATATATATTCTTTGGTAAAGTAAATCGCCTATGAAGGGAGGAGTTGAAGTTGGTATTCCACGCATGCACCATCATAATGGCCAGCCGGATTTCAGAGGCTCGTGAACTGTCCGATTCTCTGAAGCGCGTCTATCCGGATTCCGAATTATGGGTATTGCTGCTGGACGGGGAAGAGGTGATCAATTATGGCGGAGAGGCACGTCTGCACGTTCTGAATATGCAGCAGATTGGCGTTGCCCGGCCGCAAACCTTGGCTTTTCGTTTCTCCATGAGCCAGTTAACGGCTGTACTGCAGCCGCTGCTGATCGATTATCTGCTCTCGGTCCGGCAGCTTGACAATATTCTATATATAGACGGCTGCCTGCGAATTTCGGGTTCCCTTCCGGAATTGATGGACTCCATGAACCGGGACAGCGCCGTTTACGCCTCAAGATCGGCGGACGACCTCTTTCCGCTGATTGGGATAACCAGTCAGGCCCAGGGAAGAAAGGCGCTCGCGAAATGGAGAAGCCGAATCGAGAACAGGGTGCTGAATGACTCTAGTGAACCAAGCATGAAAGTAGAAGAGATACACAAGCTGCTTGTTGATTCAGATATTTTAAACAAGATCAGCCTGAGTCCCGGCCGAATATCCCAAGTGGCTTCTACACTAACGTACCGGAATCCGGCAACCCCATATGTTGAGCCGGATTTATACAAATGGTCCCGATTCTCGAATGGTTTTCCGATTCCCGATGTGTTTCGGCTGATTTATGGCTCTATCGATCCCCATGGCAGCCGCTTTATCAATCCGTTCGATTCGAACTCTCCGGAAGAATTTCTGCGTTGGCTGAAATCACCGGTAAGCATGAAGACATCCGTTCCTAACCTTCTGTATGAAATTTATTGGCTCCGGGAAGATGTCCGGATGGTTTATCCCGACCCGCTGGGACAAGATGAAGCAGCATTTACGGAATGGGGCACAAATAACACCCAAACCGAATACGGCATTGCTTCCGATTTCTTCAAATGCCCGTTCGGCAGCCTGGAATGGGCGCTTGCGCCTGTTCATCCCGGCACTGTGCTGCCCAATCTGGTCTATGAAATTTACCGTACACGCCCGGATTTACAGAGTGTGTTTCACGATCCCTTGGGCCAGGACGCCGTTCACCTGCTGAAATGGGCGCAATTCCGGATTCCGGCGGAGTTTAGTCCGAATTTCGAATGGCTGCCCGAATATATCGGAAATACCAAGGAGACGCCGTCTGATCCTCAAGCACTCTTGGCATGGGCCCTGGCTCCGGTTAACCCGCAGGTGCATCTTCCGAGAATGGTTTATGAAATGGTTCAAAAGCGGCCGGATTTACAGCAGGCGTTTCCCGATCCTTTGGGCAAAGATGAGGTCCGTCTGTTAAAATGGGCGCAGGTTCATCTACAATTGCATCATCCAGAGGAACGCCGCATTCATGAGCGTTTTCAGCTAAGCGGAACCTCGAAGCCGTTCTACAGGCATAGCCGCTTCCCTTTTATCTCGCTGGATTCGGGGCGTGAGCGAGGTATTAATCTGATCGGTTATACCCGAACGGAGAATGGGGTAGGAGAGGCCAGCCGGATGGCAGCGAGGGCGATCCAGGCTGCTGGTATTCCATTCGGAATGATTCATATTCCTCTGAACGGAGCCCAATCCGAAGATCGCTCCTGGAGTCATATGGAAATCACGGACTCGCGCTATTCGACGAATTTGATGTATATCAACGCTGATTCGGTTACCGGAGTGTATCACCGCTTGGGGTGGAATTTTTTTGCCGGCAACACGAACATTGCCTTATGGCATTGGGAGCTTCCCGAATTTCCGGATACGTGGTCCTCTTGTTTTGAAATGCTGGATGAGGTCTGGGCGCCTTCCCGCTTTGTTCAGCAGGCCATTCAGGAAATCTCTCCGATCCCGGTTATCCGGATGCCCCATGCGGTGAACGTGGAAGTTCCGCAGTGGAGCGGCAGAAGCTATTTCGGACTTCCGGTGGGCAAGTTCCTGTTCCTGTCGATGTACGACACCTGGAGCTTTCAGGAACGCAAAAATCCCCAGGCTGCCATTGAGGCTTTCCGCAAGGCTTTCCCGGAGCCGGACAGCAATGCGGGGCTTGTGCTGAAAGTGAATAATGCGAATTCGATGCCGGAGCAGTTGGAGCAGCTGAAGCGCAGCCTGGCGGGTATCCCCAATATTTATTTGATCGAGATCAGCCTGACCCGGCCTGAAATCAACGCACTGATTCATTCGGTAGATTGTTTCGTTTCACTGCATCGTTCGGAAGGCTTTGGCATCGTACTGGCAGAGGCCATGTATCTGGGTAAGCCGGTGATCGGAACCCTGTGGTCGGGGAATACGGATTTCATGAACGCCGGCAATTCTTGCGGGGTCTCGTACCAACTGGTAGAGCTGGATGAAAGCTATGGTCCCTATTCAAAAGGCCAGCGGTGGGCGGAGCCCGACGTGGAGCAGGCCGCTTACTTCATGAATAGGCTGGTGAGCGATGCGGAGTGGAGAAACAAAATAGCTGCCAAAGGGCAGCATACGATTCGAACCGAGTTCTCACCGTTGAAGGTCGGGGCAATGATGAAGAAGCGGCTGGAGAAATTAAAGCGGTTATAGGGTAAAGTGGCTGATGTCGCGGAAAAGTGCGCCGCAGGCTGATTACATCATGTCTGCGGGCACACCGTGCTGTTATTTGACATCGAATTTCCAAACGCCGGGGACGCCATTGAACAGATCGGGATGCTCTAGAGGCGCATGGCGCTCAAACCAGGCTTGGTAGTTAAACCCGCTTGCGGTTTCAAAGGGATTGGTAAAGGCGTTCTGAAGATCGATGCGTTCCCGGTATAGCCTGCGGTGCAGTGCGGTGATCGGCATTCCGTTGTCGAAAGAGCCGAAAGCCCATTTGATTTGGGTTAAGTAATCTGACTTCACTTGGACCTGGGATTCATACCACTGGAGCAGAGCAAGGACCGCGTCCCGGCTTGATCCCGCATGCTTGAGCACCTGGCCGAGGTGAGCGCCGCTGTCCCACCCGGTGAAATGGTAGAAGCCCAGCGGCAGGCCTTCAACATAAAAACCGCTCTCCACCGTACCGGTCAGATGCCTTGTTGGAATATTCCAGGAGGCTACATTGAAGCGGGGAGAGCGGAGGATATGGACCCCGTCGAAATAGATCGGAGCCAGATCAGCCCATTTCTGATCCGTCCACATTCCGTTCTCAGGCTCCGCCCGGCAGAAATGATACAAGCGGTCAGCCCACCAGTCGGCAAAGGCGCGTCCGTTCGCATCGTTTCGGACTGCCGCAAAACCGAGGTTGAAGAGACCGTTGCGCAGGGTGCTGAAAATTTCGTGTTCAATGACCGATTCATAGGTCGGCGACGGCTTCAACAGATGCGGTGTCAGCGCAATGCTGGAGCTTGCGAATTCATGAAGCAGATCGTCCAGCCTGCTGAATACGACGATGTCCGGATCGAAATACAGAACGCCGTCGCAGCCGGGCTGCCGGAACAGAATCTTCATGACAAACGGTTTGATAGCGGTGCTAAGCTCCGTGAGGTTATGCTTGAACAACCACCGGACGGTGTCCGGGATTTCAAGCTGACCGATCGTAATGATGCTGTCAAAAGGCTCGGCTGAGGGATTGAACGACTCCGGGAGCCGATCCGTCAGCGCCAGGTGAAACCGGATCTCCGGATGATGCCGCTTAACGGACTCGCAGAGCACCCTGCATTTGGGCAAGTAGTTGATGGCGGCGCTTGTGAAGGCATGCAACATGAATACCCCTCCTGAACATGTTCTTGTTATTATGGTATGTGCCGTATCCATATCCGCTTGGGTTGCTTCGGCATCTAAGATTGTCCCTTGCGCTATTTAGGCGGACATGTGCGTAGCGGGTTCGTTCAGATGAGGTCGGAAGCTTGTACAGGCTGTGCAATCCAAGGAACGACGCTCATTTAGTCCGGTGAAAGTAAGTTTGTCCGGTGCAACTTAGTTAGTCAGGCCCTATTTTTTCACCCCGGTAAAAAAACGTTTCTCTAGACCCACATGAATGGCGGCTGTTAGTATTAGTTACCATAGAGGGTGTAGAAAGGGGAACCCGGGGTTCATGGATCAACAACAGAGGTACCATAATTTGAAAATGGGCGAACGGGGCGCAATCATCAGTATTGTCGCTTATATCGTTCTGTCCTCATTAAAACTAATAATCGGGGTGGCAGCAGGCTCCGAAGCGCTGAAGGCGGATGGTCTTAACAACGCAACGGATATTGTCGCTTCGGTCGCGGTGCTGATCGGGCTTAAGCTTGCCCAGAAGCCGGCGGATGAAGACCATCAATACGGACATTGGAAATCGGAGACCATTGCTTCGCTGATCGCTTCGTTCATCATGATGGCGGTCGGCCTGCAGGTGCTGTATCAAGCGGTTGTATCCATCTTTGAGAGCGGCGGCGAGCCGCCGGATCCCATCTCGATGTGGACGGGCTTGTTCTGCGCCGCTGTCATGTATGTGGTATACCGTTACAACCGCCGGCTTGCCGGACAGATTAACAGCCAGGCGGTCATGGCAGCGGCCAAAGATAACCTCTCTGACGCGGTAGTCAGTATCGGAGCGGTAATCGGGATCGCAGGCTCGCAGCTGAACATGCCCTGGCTTGATCCTCTGACCGCCGTACTGGTCGGTTGCATCATCTGCAAGACGGCTTGGGATATTTTCCGGGAGGCCTCCCATCATTTGTCCGACGGCTTTGACGAGAGCCTGATAGCTACATACAAGGACATGATTGCGAAGGTCAGCGGCGTTCAGGAAGTGAAGGATATCAAGGCGAGAAACTACGGAAATAACGAGGTCATCGATGTCATTATCGTAGTGGATGCGGACACCGAATTTCAGAAGGCGCATGAAATCGCCACACAAGTCGAGGAAGAGCTAAAGAAAGTACCGGTCATCTACGAGGTGAACGTTCATTACGAGCCTGCCGAGCCAGTGGAAGACCAAGAAGGGGGAGGGTTGCGTTAATGCTAATCCTTCCGCATCTTGGCTCGTTGCAAAGTACAGTTGTCATATGCGGCTGCCCGCACACGAAGATGTAATGCTCCTCCAAGTTGGGGGAGCATTTGTTGGATTTAGACGTCGCAGAAGCCGTGTTCCGGATCGATCAAGGTCAGATGATGGGTATTTCTCCTTATTCGGGAAAATAAGAAGGACCCCTGCATTTTGCTGGAGTCCTTGCATGTATTCCTAAAAACGTTGATGTCATTATTTCAATAAACATCGCGTACATATCTTTTCTCCTGAGTCATGGTCTTCAGGTAATCTCTGGTCTCGTCCTCGCTCATGCCGCCATGCCGGGAAATGACGGTCCGCAGCGCGGCATCCACCTCCTGCGCCATTTGCGAAGCGTCGCCGCA includes these proteins:
- a CDS encoding cation diffusion facilitator family transporter, with protein sequence MDQQQRYHNLKMGERGAIISIVAYIVLSSLKLIIGVAAGSEALKADGLNNATDIVASVAVLIGLKLAQKPADEDHQYGHWKSETIASLIASFIMMAVGLQVLYQAVVSIFESGGEPPDPISMWTGLFCAAVMYVVYRYNRRLAGQINSQAVMAAAKDNLSDAVVSIGAVIGIAGSQLNMPWLDPLTAVLVGCIICKTAWDIFREASHHLSDGFDESLIATYKDMIAKVSGVQEVKDIKARNYGNNEVIDVIIVVDADTEFQKAHEIATQVEEELKKVPVIYEVNVHYEPAEPVEDQEGGGLR
- a CDS encoding DUF1796 family putative cysteine peptidase; translated protein: MNFEEIACLSYSVIFSLGHNCLAASELRRSGLRMQAGPLDWLYAPDARGVMDLLTADFQDFFAKPNLEVTGINPESQCYMVVDRKYRMVSMHDFGVGKNSSDDLREWENVNHKLKLRSERMLTHMRTLPYMLFIRTDTTYEEAVELFSILERKTGGNATLLVINHAPGIQTPTDLKCQTGRICMLQIPQVPDMFLDNRPAWDQIMGKLRTVNQ
- a CDS encoding nucleotide sugar dehydrogenase, which gives rise to MNQMNVEESEMNPVPVIYEDRVIGVIGMGYVGVTLAVGLADAGFQIYGVEKAEAVLEQLRQMKPGFYEQDLEEHLIRHLKSGRIQVSQEIPADQGIRTYIVTVGTPVGPDKKIRLEPIMEVGRQLADVLKDGDMVILRSTVKVGVTRHTVLPLLQAGGTSVDLAFCPERTVEGKALSELSTLPQIVSGLTESACLRAARLFSFLTPTVIKVGSLETAELAKLVSNTIRDVNFAFANEIALICEPLNINMSEIIHATTLHYPRCNLSAPGPVGGPCLEKDPYILAESLELHNVVPKLTLTGRKINEELPIRSAERIAEILRAYTDGKGIVQPEIAILGMAFKGSPETDDLRGSMAFPLIEAIRKQFPDAALRIFDPVISPGKLAKLSLDGVQVANTLEDAFKGTHVAVIQNNHPVFRSMPLHQLAGTMASPAIVYDFWNLFQGRDNDVRKFKYIALGARMDGEEQ
- a CDS encoding NAD-dependent epimerase/dehydratase family protein, producing MSVYLVTGAAGFIGYHLAEYLSRDSRNIVICADNHVRGEQDSLYQELTARANVTAYDVDLTRPEEVRKLPGQVDYLFHLAALNGTQNFYQRPYEVLRHCTLPAFHLIDYYGRPDSGLKRFVYASTSETYAGTVDSFNWPVPTAEDVPLVIPDPGNPRWSYAASKLHGEVLVHQAGSSKGFPFTIIRYHNVYGPRMGDKHVMPDFARRLNESRFELYGYTDTRSFMYIDDAVKATVLCAHESETAGETVNVGGTKELSMLELAEMMMDISGIKGQLELHPSPRGSVSRRAPVIDKLLRLTSYREEVPLEEGIKRTLDYYLTDEQN
- a CDS encoding glycosyltransferase family 4 protein translates to MVFHACTIIMASRISEARELSDSLKRVYPDSELWVLLLDGEEVINYGGEARLHVLNMQQIGVARPQTLAFRFSMSQLTAVLQPLLIDYLLSVRQLDNILYIDGCLRISGSLPELMDSMNRDSAVYASRSADDLFPLIGITSQAQGRKALAKWRSRIENRVLNDSSEPSMKVEEIHKLLVDSDILNKISLSPGRISQVASTLTYRNPATPYVEPDLYKWSRFSNGFPIPDVFRLIYGSIDPHGSRFINPFDSNSPEEFLRWLKSPVSMKTSVPNLLYEIYWLREDVRMVYPDPLGQDEAAFTEWGTNNTQTEYGIASDFFKCPFGSLEWALAPVHPGTVLPNLVYEIYRTRPDLQSVFHDPLGQDAVHLLKWAQFRIPAEFSPNFEWLPEYIGNTKETPSDPQALLAWALAPVNPQVHLPRMVYEMVQKRPDLQQAFPDPLGKDEVRLLKWAQVHLQLHHPEERRIHERFQLSGTSKPFYRHSRFPFISLDSGRERGINLIGYTRTENGVGEASRMAARAIQAAGIPFGMIHIPLNGAQSEDRSWSHMEITDSRYSTNLMYINADSVTGVYHRLGWNFFAGNTNIALWHWELPEFPDTWSSCFEMLDEVWAPSRFVQQAIQEISPIPVIRMPHAVNVEVPQWSGRSYFGLPVGKFLFLSMYDTWSFQERKNPQAAIEAFRKAFPEPDSNAGLVLKVNNANSMPEQLEQLKRSLAGIPNIYLIEISLTRPEINALIHSVDCFVSLHRSEGFGIVLAEAMYLGKPVIGTLWSGNTDFMNAGNSCGVSYQLVELDESYGPYSKGQRWAEPDVEQAAYFMNRLVSDAEWRNKIAAKGQHTIRTEFSPLKVGAMMKKRLEKLKRL
- a CDS encoding ArsR/SmtB family transcription factor, producing MDNQFKAYTQSAELLKAIAHPVRLCIIKGLIDKGSCNVTYMQECLELPQSTVSQHLQKLRSLGIVETQRNGLENYYSVKDERVIRLVQLLLKEESQHD